In Deltaproteobacteria bacterium, a single window of DNA contains:
- a CDS encoding PA2779 family protein: protein MRNYVIWYMVSAMFVIGITPRVYAGLSPSEAMTVAQFDRTADLQKIQKVLELKMISERLRQLGFTEEGIQQRLNQLSNEQIHRLALKLDELKVGGNGAEVIISVLVIAILVVILIYLLGHQLVIKKG, encoded by the coding sequence ATGAGAAATTATGTAATCTGGTACATGGTATCTGCGATGTTTGTAATCGGTATTACCCCTCGGGTTTACGCAGGCCTTTCGCCATCGGAGGCGATGACCGTTGCCCAGTTTGATCGGACCGCGGACCTGCAAAAGATCCAAAAAGTTTTGGAATTGAAGATGATCAGCGAAAGGCTCCGGCAATTGGGGTTTACCGAGGAAGGAATCCAGCAAAGATTGAACCAGCTCAGCAATGAGCAGATTCATCGATTGGCCTTAAAGCTGGATGAACTGAAGGTGGGCGGCAACGGGGCAGAAGTGATCATCTCGGTTTTGGTCATTGCTATCTTGGTGGTCATTTTGATCTATCTTTTAGGGCATCAGCTTGTTATTAAAAAAGGTTGA
- a CDS encoding PaaI family thioesterase — MDGRVKEAIFRQVEREPFAQKFGLKLTALDEGYSRVEMTFTPDMENIFGLAHGGALFALIDEAFETASNSHGTMAVALNMNITYVSSPAPGSKLTAEAKEFSHTAKTANYDIKVFDEQGHLITSCQALVYRKGTPLPFLA; from the coding sequence ATGGACGGGAGAGTGAAAGAAGCAATTTTCAGACAGGTAGAAAGAGAGCCTTTTGCCCAGAAGTTCGGGCTGAAACTTACCGCCCTGGATGAAGGATATTCCAGGGTGGAGATGACTTTCACCCCGGACATGGAAAACATTTTTGGCCTGGCCCATGGTGGAGCTTTATTTGCCCTTATCGACGAAGCTTTTGAGACCGCCTCCAACTCTCATGGCACCATGGCCGTGGCCTTGAATATGAATATTACTTACGTGTCCTCCCCTGCTCCGGGAAGCAAGCTCACTGCCGAGGCCAAAGAATTTAGCCATACTGCCAAGACCGCCAATTACGACATCAAGGTGTTCGACGAGCAAGGGCACCTGATCACCTCTTGCCAGGCTCTGGTTTACCGGAAAGGAACACCCCTGCCTTTTCTCGCTTGA